The genomic DNA atcatagatcgaaccatatccaataaagttcgattcctcctctcagacacaccattatgttatggtgttccaggtggagtaagttgtgagatgatcccacaactccgaagatgatcttgaaaaacatcactaaggtattcacctcctctatcggaacgaagaactttgattgtCTTGGTGAGTTGATTATCTACTTCGCTTTGGAAGACTTTGAACGTTTCAAAAACTTCATCCTTGTGTCttagcaagtacacataaccataacgactaaagtcgtcggtaaaagttacgaagtatctttcaccattcctagtcattgacttaaaaggaccacatacatctgaatgtatgatacctaataaatcttttgccctttgatttgtgccactaaagggtttcttggttattttgccttgtaaacaagattcgcatgtatcaaatgaaccaatttcatttgtttccaaaagaccattcttttgaagtgtttgcatgcgatttctgtttatatgaccaagacgacaatgccaaagataggtctcactcaaatccattttgagtttcttggtgtttgcttggtacatcgaattatcaaatgatgtattatcatgaaccaattcataaataccatttgaaggcgtagctttaaagtagaacatgtcattcatcaaagcataaatttcattgttcacaaacttcaaatcaaatccatattgttttaaaagggaaacataaataatgttcctagtcaaactaggagcatacaaaacatttttcaaacatatttccaaaccacttccaagttttaaaacatagtctccttgggcttcaacttgaactttcgctccattgcccatgaagagactagtatctcccttcttgtaatgcttatttcttttgaacccctgcaacgaattgcaaatatgagttccacatccggtatctaatacccatgtgttagaagaaataacatttagatcaatatgtatcataaagattgtacctgaggtttgcccggcatccctcttgtttttcaactctttgagataggttggacaattccttttccaatgtcctatctctccacactcaaagcatggatcgcttgtggcaacttttgccttcttctcttttggttttggtggttctgcttttgcctttctttttcccttccctttgacgtgtccctttcccttggcaacatttgctttggtgtcggggtgatgccctttcttgcCTCCCTCATTGATCATTAGAATGTGTAAAGCCTTTTTACCCATTCCTGCTTCGGCCattttgagcattgcatgaagctcaccaatgctcttgtcccattcgttcatgttatagttcataacaaagctcttaaatttctttgttaaagagttgaggatcaaatccgtagccaactctttagagacgggacaattgagcctctcgaggcgatcaatgtggcttttcatcttaaggacgtaagatgagactgattgggtttcctccattcgacatgcatgaagcgctcgaaccgtttcgaagcgttctacccttgcttgttgtacgaacatttccttcaattgggtaatcatgtcgtatgctccatgatgttcaaagtccttttgaatctcgggaatcatagttcccaacatgaggcaagaggcttgcatggagtcctcggtatacttaacccaatcattgTAGGCTTCTATATCTTCCTCGTCAGGTTGATCGGGAATGGGATCGTCCAACACATCggatatcttctcttgcttgagaacaattctcaagtttcgaaaccaatccatgaagttgttatggttgagacgatctttttcaaggatggttcttagtgataggttacggacggtttgggtaatcgggtttgcattgttagcggccatctacaaaatttaacaaagttcaattttagtattttcgatattattgaaattttaatcattaatacccttttaatgtctcatagacaattaataattaaaatctagaatccaacgttacatttaaatattggttaggtgacctttatcccattatttaaattaacaaggtagtcaacgtttgacaattgcaaccctttgcaacttctagctatatgggatcggttaaacatctttatgtttagttggcatgtttaatcccatcaacacctttgttccccatgcttcggtgaccctaagttcatggtttccaaatcaagtcatCCAACTTACACACGCATGTGAGTTtacacacataagtggttaggtgacctttatcccacaaacatggtgaacccacctcaaatatacaagtttcctcaaatgtggttaggtgacctttatcccacaaagagttcccaagtaattcgagtgttgtataaaaggatggcgtttgacttgttttataaaagggattttatttttcaaaattctagtttagaaaaaattttatgtaccatatatttgcatgcattcaaatcaatggtactttaatgaaaaccaattttcaaggTTTTTTAATAagacccattttattataaaatcattaatttttaataaaaccttttattaatcgttttaatgattttgaagaaccaattttaagcttgttccggattatttgttgttaagcatgcatatccaaatatcatccaaacaaccATAAAAAAATAACCATACAAGCACACAACACATATGTTAaaaggtgcataaccatagccaactatattgaccacacttgttagccaaaacaagtgtgtcaaaaggtccttcctaaagggTGAAGATAGACACAAAAGGGGTGTCggtgaactcccacttgatcccgcatccaaatgcttcaagtcttcatcttgtgttgtgatttcttcacattctttgagcttccaaatgtctttaatattcagctccaaactcctttggactcaaaaatgtgttttggttatcgggctaaaatcccgttaagaactatgaagtcctttatgcCCGAAATTGGCAAaaaccaaaaccgcatttttgtgtgcatcttcttttacataaaagtatcctaatacatttttctagtaaaataaatgcatctaatctatttacttacataccaaatgaaaataaataaattacatatttttcaaatggaagacaaaataataattattacaacccattgaataattaactaaaatcacaaacacaaacatattcatacaaggtcatggctaggttatgaacaccaaaaaatatatatccaaatatatataaaattcaagAGCAAAATGGTTTCCTTTCACAACCTACATTTTTCGGCCAAGAATGAAAAAACCGAAAAAtgtgggtttttgtccaaacaaaacaaatcatccatatgacataatttttttttcaagattcctttatgcatgtaggaaataaatcttgaaaaaacaaaaggaaatCCATGGATAAAATTTCGGCTATTGGGTTTCTCCAAACCCAAAAACCCGAAAATTTTGAATCCGATGAAGcaagcactcatataagcggctctagatgccattgttgggtttttcacatgtttatcaaagtcattttatccgaataaaattaaaacacagcggaataaggatttaaaacatgttactttgcaagatttaaaaccattttaattgcaaaaacccaaaatcggatccatatatgacatgcatgctatcaaaatacaaccatagggtgtttgagaattcaacctttcttagagcaaggagatggaagatgatgatgattcttgaaTGGTAGCTTCCAAACGAGAAAGCCTCAAGCTAGTATACCCCCAAGCCTCCAACAAACACCTTGAGATTGCTAGGATTTGCACTTGTAAAACTCTCTTGGATGACCACCCTTGGCCGAAATTTTCTAGAGAAAATTAGAGAGTTCTCTTGTTCTTGCACTTGTAAAACTATATTTCTTCTGAAATATATAAAATGAGAGAAGGTTTTTATTATTAATGATGAGAGAAGTTCACCTCCCAATTCACCCAATCAAGAGAGAGCCTTCTTGGAAGATTGCATGTATTTTGATTGGTGAAAACCACCTTGGAAACACCCAAAGTGGGCGGCCCACATGGGGCTTTTCCCAcccaaaattttcaaattttattaaatcaagtcttatattttaattttataacttttataaaattaaacatcccatgtttacaagacttatgcaaccttttaaaattgttatttaacccattaaataacaaaataaaatattctctcaaaataaattatccatataatttattagtttctcaagtacaattatttagaaaaccaatttctaaatattctaagtgttaatatttatttgtttgatcatatcataaataaatattgtaggtgtttgtctagcttgttattgggtatgacccgacttggatcatagcgtactagccacatcaatttaatatgtgtcttgggcatacagagtccaacaatgtgaacacgtgcaaactggaagggtggatgcctgtaccctgagttttctgtctaaggctagagtgttcgtacaaatccgcagtatcagaccagtcactcttacctgggaactcttggggtgagtgtccacttataggcaagcatgtcttcgcaatacattatattgacccatttactttgattagtcaccgtctcatttgtttgccttaggtaacaaacaaataaTCGCAATTTAATGCATTGTTATTCTGTTTTCATTTCCCTTGTTTCCTCCCATGTCTCCCATTTTCTTCAGggtgcctcttcatcgcaacaacaatgTCCGAACTAAGTGCTGCAATTGTCCATCAATTAGGCGTCGTACTACCAGAaggccgttgatttagctatcaccgtgACTCGTCTCAGGGATGAAGCCATACAAGGGACCGCTCCTTAGAGCAATCAATGCCACTGTCATCATCCGAAACAAATaccttgtttcaaatgtacccacggtggacgatggggacatttggttaacatgtgccgctttgcaatccaaagcaaagctgttacaaatcctgctgctgctcaaccttTAAACATATGTCGtctggcatatctagcgcctcaacctcatgaactttctaccttgtgtatcgacttaagcacgcctagtgcaaggtgtcgaaacacctctcgttacacaacaccaaaatccatataggatctttttatcttcacaattagatcttTATGGATAATTATCGCtcaaatcggagcccttaattgaattattcgtatgccttaatacgCATATTATGATTCAATAAGGATAAATCCGAATTCCTATTAAAGATCTTTCTATgtccatagttagattcttatgtttaaagcgccaaatgaaatccacgaattggattcctggtgtgctttaaatatccgtgtccaaagataacaaattaataatcaagttaatcaattatgtgattatgtgcttatgtgttttcttatatgttttgtgtttttatgtgatccatccaaatcctcatagaatcttccatatctcatatcaggaattcatagtaggatatctaaAGGTATTATCTTAAATCCTTAGTGGACTTcaacgttgtagttaagtcccatGGGTTATAAAGTAcgattctataattggacccctcgagtggtctagttaaacagattgatttgaaaatctggttaggaatatcatgtgatgatataattgaaaagatcccttaagtggtctatttaaggagatcttacgacggtctagttaagaagatcatgtgttgatctatttaaaaagatcgttcgttgatctagttaaaaagatacTTTGGTGGTCTTGTCaagtcgcttcatgtttattcaattgatttttcccctacacattatgaaatgaactgtgcggactgtgcaagaaattacgtaattatggaggcctacataattatggaattcagtgcacagaaaccacaagaagttttgtcatgtgttaagacctatagtgacaagagTAATAATACGGGAGAAGTCATGGACCTTGAccgatgtcattttatcttacactccccaattctgatttcaagcacacacaagtttcctatgataagtcttcgtGAAAAACGTTCTTCCGTccatagttcgaaactccatgttttgttactacaaggacttcactttgataGTTGTCAATTTCGCTAAGAATCCCAACACAGCCCACAGTTTTACTTAGGGTTCGAAggattcattcgaaagcgaaaccatcacagtcgtcttcacaagtttcacctaaaattaaatttcgggacgaaatttcctaaagtaggggagactgtgacacctgtgtcacttcaaccatcaaacaaatgccaaaccaatgaaatattgtatttcatacatgggatttgtaaaaatatgtgtatcgtttgcacatatcaattcttgtctgatttcaagctctaaatcgctttctggaaggttatacgcgcactgatgcgtaaatataactagtttaatgcaacaaacactccggaagagtgaaataggcttaacataccttaaataacctttacataacttagaaacaagttttggagggttttgtgtgttgaaatcaagtttgttcgatcgtagggactaattgtgtcaaactgcgaaactatacgatttgtatagtaatgaaccttccggaacttgatcataagttaaatatgccctaaatatcctttacatagcttagaaataggctttgaggtgtttgatgcgcaaaaataaacttttggtcattcagggactaaaagcgtcaaaaagtgcacaagtttgcattttcgctcatatcttacgttctgaataaaTCCGGACATCCAAATATTTATGTAAccattaaaatattttgttttaatgattggcatgataaaattccattcatcgcttaatttggatcgtttttcgcgcttatgcgcattccgtcgtaattaagcgaacatcgcgattaTACGATCAaaagaaccgacatccggcacattttttagcatgtttcatgtccacaatgtttaagcatcattttagggccttaaatttggcttaacgggccttaaacatgtcggaaatggctttaaacaccaacagggactgaaactgtcatttttcaaagttgTTGCTGAACTGGGTTTCAAAGGCGGCCCGTGTAAGGCCATGCACAtgtttacgcggggcgcgagagcctcCCAGATGTGCAGAATTGTTGCAAAtagctgtttacagctgttaaacattcaaaaaccacttgcaaatggtatttctcAAACCATGGACTGAATctatgggctctaatggttttgtaaaacaatgggcccatgtgtacggccaAGATCGAAGCGCGTTTCTCGACGAACGATCCTAACGAttgtgccatgcctatataaaccAAACCCATTTCACTCtttccctcacatttgatctgattcaaagctctctaagtggaagtatatgcttcctacctgagagtgaatcgggtcaaatcttgcggggaccttctgtaagtattcttttgcgtttttcgttcgttttagcgttaaagttaaactgtgtttgactttctgcattgaccagtttatggtcaatgcaaagttcgtttgaacttcataacgtgagcataatcacgatggttatagtccctagtgactatacctactgattaccatgttatataggctcagtgacgactcgtagcttcggccagagtacgtattctcgcgtattttatAACCAAGCTacctttaggtatcaaaaccgtttgttttgataccaaacctgttttctaactttgttaaacatgtttcgacacgtttagctcgtcacttttagtttagtgcttatgtagagtcgtaagtcaagcggactaaacacccgcttagactttcgaacacgacccgtttggtcgatcattaggatccgaccaaacatgtttagtgaccatagtcgtatagggaataaccttccgaggttataccttatggtcacctagtttaagtagttgtatgataggtagtttatatgccttaggtaaattaccaaaataccctttttatgcataattgatatttaagcatatgtaacccaaaattttgtcacttaactatttatgcaacataattaaacatgtttaggcatataatacttgtgataggactagttaggcggtccgaacgcgttttacgcaaacgacccgttaaagtagcgtaagctaccttaatggatcataattggtcaaaagcacttaggataggtttcattttagtatgtaggccttgttagaccatatcatatgagttcccactcTCATTTGGTtcacaagacctcatcctatccgatcttccgatttaggtccggtttatttatgtagttatcaatattaggtgccgtttgttTCCGTGCTCCCTATAGCTTTGCTTGGTAGTTGGTcaaagacttctaagcactctcaagtgagtacatagttcccctcttttactgttttcaaatgttttggggtgaagcatgtgtacctatttgttatgttcttgttttaaaaagtataattgattatacatatttgtacatatctttatacaaactgaatgattatttatggtttaaactctaGTTTTTCTTAACGATTATAAAATTaatgtttggaatagtacttattttgttcaccaaaccggttggtagtatgatacagcgctataggatttgacaccccattcctgttgtcttggaatgtctgaaaccaatttgttgctccatccaaatagggattgcctttgtggtatttctatagtctcaaaggtgtattttgatgcactaggtctgaatgaattcttaaatcacattatttttgtatattaagttatactcccaaaagtatagtttgatgtgcactcatatgtgatattgtacaaaaccaacatatattttgttaatcattaaaacatagtttgatatgttattctcaaaatccaaagcatagtttaatatgttattttcataaccaaagcatagtttaatatgttatttataaatccaaagtatacttttgatatactactgaaaacttatttattttaccaactaaagtatggttaatatactatttacttaatgactggtttttggttagtgtttagataacgggacgggtgtaaggtgatgaaaacatggtagatacgccgctggtacttcttatatataagtgttttcatcgcattacataccgtggcgttatttagtacacttgggttaacgattttggaactgaaatatattttaatatattacttattcgactttcttaaaaccaaagtatatttttatacaTACTCtgaatctttttatcaaaatattgtttttcaaaaaatatattttcatacaaacttattctatttacttatttaattgcctatgtattattattttatatcatctgatttcttataaatgatttataaaagaaaacctttttcaaggatcatgactacttttttaggtaaagggtagcggttcttcacggtcaacttatttaattctctataatcgatgcacatgagCATCGACCCATATCgtgttctaaatgcggtctttGCAATATCTTCCTTTCGCACTCTGACTTGATGGTACCCCGATCGCAAGTcaatcttggagaaccaactcgccccttATAATTGATCAAAAAtatcatcaattctaggtaaagggtagcggttcttcatgGTCAacttatttaattctctataatcgatgcacatgagcatcgacccatctttcttcttaacgaataGAACAGGCGctccccacggagacacactcgggCGTATAAAGCCCTTATCTAACAAATCTTGTAATTGTGTCAATAGCTCCCGCATCTCGGTGGGAGCCAATCTATAGGGAGCCTTCGCAACGGGCTTCGCACCCGGATTCACTACCTCAACATCTTCTAGCTTCGGGAGGGTTTGCTGAGCGTCTAACACATAAGCCAGGTATGCTCTATTTCCATTAAGTATGTATTTAAAGGCTTGGACAAGGGTACACAATTTGGTTTCTACGTTTCTTTCCCCTTGAATACTCAGTTGCCTCCCACTTGGAGCTTGGATAGACATTATCTTATTTTCACAATTAATTTCTACCCGGTGTCGtgccaaccaatccattcccactatcatTTTAAATTCCCCCAGAACCATAGGTATGAGGTCAATTTCGAATCCCTCATCTTCCATTATGAATTTACAATTCCTACATATCTCGTGTAGCATATAGATCTTACTATCGGTTATTTCTACTTCTAGAGGCATCGGCAATCGTTCAATCTTAAATGAAGGATGTTGTACGATTTCACTAGAAATAAACGACATAGTGACTCCGGTATCAAACAAAATGTAAACCGGTATGGAGTTTAATAGAaagatacctgagaccacatt from Helianthus annuus cultivar XRQ/B chromosome 7, HanXRQr2.0-SUNRISE, whole genome shotgun sequence includes the following:
- the LOC110914635 gene encoding uncharacterized protein LOC110914635, producing MKFCGDFVKTERVKINRFYGVLKAEFREFITPSKCETLDELINLARDREIEIKRQEERGEKRSSEKGASSSPSKKGKFQDQGRKENSKGGITPCKTCGKLHTGECLLGKKGCYKCGKEGHSSYQCPNNLKTCFNCFERGQIKPECPKLQQESKKEDKKQEGSRAKGRMFQITSEEAKSQPNVVSGIFLLNSIPVYILFDTGVTMSFISSEIVQHPSFKIERLPMPLEVEITDSKIYMLHEICRNCKFIMEDEGFEIDLIPMVLGEFKMIVGMDWLARHRVEINCENKIMSIQAPSGRQLSIQGERNVETKLCTLVQAFKYILNGNRAYLAYVLDAQQTLPKLEDVEVVNPGAKPVAKAPYRLAPTEMRELLTQLQDLLDKGFIRPSVSPWGAPVLFVKKKDGGELVLQD